A genomic segment from Phragmites australis chromosome 6, lpPhrAust1.1, whole genome shotgun sequence encodes:
- the LOC133920545 gene encoding PLASMODESMATA CALLOSE-BINDING PROTEIN 3-like: MRRLPAARWLVAVAVCAAAAALVLVARPAGAAWCIARSGASEKALQAALDYVCSPAGGADCAPITGSGLCYLPNTLAAHASYAFNSVFQRSRAAPGACDFAGTATITLTDPSYGSCTYPSSPSTAGQSGSAGSTSTTPSTPTSLSPPGTDSTGSSGGLSPPDFGPESDAEAPAAASFPSLALFCFMHLLLQWW, translated from the exons ATGCGGCGCCTCCCCGCGGCGCGGTGGCTCGTCGCCGTGGCGGTGtgtgctgcggcggcggctctcGTGCTCGTGGCGCGGCCGGCGGGCGCGGCGTGGTGCATCGCGCGGAGCGGGGCGTCGGAGAAGGCGCTGCAGGCGGCGCTGGACTACGTGTGCAGCCCTGCGGGGGGCGCCGACTGCGCGCCCATCACGGGCAGCGGGCTCTGCTACCTCCCCAACACCCTCGCCGCGCACGCCTCCTACGCGTTCAACTCCGTCTTCCAGCGCTCGCGCGCCGCGCCAGGGGCCTGCGACTTCGCCGGCACTGCCACCATCACGCTCACCGACCCCA GTTATGGATCATGCACCTACCCTTCATCGCCGAG CACTGCCGGGCAGTCAGGATCAGCAGGTTCAACATCCACCACGCCGAGCACTCCCACATCTCTATCGCCACCGGGCACCGATAGCACAGGCAGCTCTGGAGGCCTGAGCCCACCTGACTTCGGCCCCGAGTCCGATGCCGAAGCTCCGGCTGCCGCATCTTTCCCATCTCTTGCTCTGTTCTGTTTCATGCACTTGTTGTTGCAGTGGTGGTGA
- the LOC133922114 gene encoding large ribosomal subunit protein uL29y: MARIKVHELRGKNKAELQAQLKELKAELSLLRVAKVTGGAPNKLSKIKVVRTSIARVLTVISQKQKSALREAYKKKNLLPLDLRPKKTRAIRRRLTKHQLSLKTEREKKREKYFPMRKYAIKA, from the exons ATGG CCCGGATCAAGGTGCACGAGCTCCGGGGGAAGAACAAGGCGGAGCTGCAGGCGCAGCTCAAGGAGCTCAAGGCCGAGCTCTCCCTCCTCCGCGTCGCCAAGGTCACCGGCGGAGCCCCCAACAAGCTTTCCAAGAT CAAGGTGGTGCGCACGTCGATCGCGCGCGTGCTCACGGTGATCTCGCAGAAGCAGAAGTCGGCGCTGCGCGAGGCgtacaagaagaagaatcttCTCCCCCTCGACCTCCGCCCCAAGAAGACCCGCgccatccgccgccgcctcacCAAGCACCAG CTTTCTCTGAAGACAGAGAGGGAAAAGAAGCGTGAGAAGTACTTCCCCATGAGGAAGTATGCTATCAAGGCCTAG
- the LOC133922115 gene encoding geraniol 8-hydroxylase-like encodes MINQLAANRPELNAMAGSLLLAVVVSFGLILICMYAFQLITDARRRLPPGPLPLPLVGNLHQIERGSPHRSLARLAKRYGSLMSVRLGVVHAVIVSSTDAAREILQKHNADLADRPIIDAWLANGHRANSIIAMPPHAKWRALRKLCTTELFTPSRLNALQPLRQQKVQELVRYVSDQAALGAPFTIRDPVFTATMNILSRMLFSIDLDSGPAVRGLKDMVKEAAILAATPNVSDFFPAIAYADLQGLRRRMEPIITDAQKILDDLFAQRLRGREASEPPKNDMLDALLDKEHEWQLEGSDINRTAIRGMLTDLFVAGSDTSATTIEWAMAALLQNPEVMKKVKGELMGVLGTKTQVEESDIGQLPYLQAVVKEVLRFYPTIATSFYRAESTVQVQGYTIPEGTTIILNIWAVHRNADVWTDPDKFMPERFIERDCDFSGKDYKLIPFGGGRRICLGLPLAYRTVHLILASLLHQFDWIVPEDAKENGIDMTEKFGLVVTMATPLKAIAKKV; translated from the exons ATGATAAACCAGCTAGCTGCTAACCGGCCGGAATTGAACGCAATGGCCGGATCCCTCCTGCTAGCAGTCGTGGTATCCTTCGGCCTAATCCTCATCTGCATGTACGCCTTCCAGCTGATCACCGACGCTCGCCGCCGTCTCCCTCCTGGCCCCTTGCCACTGCCGCTCGTCGGCAACCTCCACCAGATAGAACGGGGCAGCCCTCACCGTTCGCTGGCTCGCCTCGCCAAGCGCTACGGCTCTCTGATGTCCGTACGGCTCGGTGTCGTCCACGCCGTCATCGTCTCCTCGACGGACGCCGCTCGCGAGATCCTCCAGAAGCACAACGCCGACCTGGCGGACCGCCCCATCATCGACGCCTGGCTCGCCAACGGGCACCGCGCCAACTCCATCATCGCCATGCCGCCGCACGCCAAGTGGCGCGCCCTGCGGAAGCTCTGCACGACAGAGCTGTTCACGCCGAGCCGGCTGAACGCGCTGCAGCCGCTGCGGCAGCAAAAGGTGCAAGAGCTGGTGCGCTACGTCTCCGACCAGGCGGCGCTCGGGGCGCCCTTCACCATCCGCGATCCGGTGTTCACGGCGACCATGAACATCCTGTCGCGCATGTTGTTCTCCATCGATCTCGACTCAGGACCAGCAGTTCGTGGACTCAAGGATATGGTGAAAGAGGCGGCAATTTTGGCCGCAACGCCTAACGTCTCCGACTTCTTCCCGGCGATCGCATATGCCGACCTCCAGGGTCTAAGGCGCAGGATGGAACCGATAATCACAGACGCCCAGAAAATTTTGGACGATCTGTTTGCGCAGAGGCTGCGCGGCCGGGAAGCTTCGGAGCCACCCAAGAATGACATGCTAGACGCGTTGCTTGACAAGGAGCATGAATGGCAGCTAGAAGGATCTGACATCAATCGCACTGCCATCAGAGGAATGTTGACG GACTTGTTTGTTGCGGGATCAGACACGAGCGCAACTACGATTGAGTGGGCAATGGCCGCTTTGCTACAAAACCCTGAGGTGATGAAGAAGGTAAAGGGGGAGCTCATGGGAGTTCTTGGCACCAAAACACAAGTCGAGGAGTCTGATATTGGCCAACTTCCATATCTTCAAGCTGTGGTAAAAGAAGTACTTCGATTTTATCCTACTATAGCGACGTCATTTTATCGAGCAGAGTCCACGGTACAAGTACAAGGCTACACCATTCCTGAAGGAACCACCATAATACTGAACATATGGGCAGTTCATCGAAACGCTGACGTATGGACTGATCCGGATAAATTTATGCCTGAAAGGTTCATTGAAAGAGACTGTGATTTTTCGGGAAAGGACTATAAGCTAATTCCATTTGGTGGTGGACGCCGCATTTGCCTCGGATTGCCGCTAGCATATAGAACGGTCCATTTGATTCTCGCATCACTACTGCATCAATTCGATTGGATAGTTCCTGAAGACGCCAAGGAAAATGGTATTGACATGACAGAAAAATTTGGACTTGTGGTTACTATGGCTACTCCACTGAAAGCCATCGCGAAGAAAGTGTGA